The genome window CGATACCGTCCAGGTATACTGAACCGTATTTGGTCCAAATGCTGCCTATATCGGTTAACAGATTGCCAGACATATTCTTACTTCCTTGCTGCAGGCTTTTATTCGCTCAGGGGCTGGATTTTAATGGCTTCTTCCATCAGGGCATTGAAATCATCAGCGGTCTTGTCCTTCAGGTAAGCGTCAATGGCGTCCTTCAGTGCGGTGTTGCCTTTGCGGACAGACACGCCGATGTTGATCTCTTCTTCGGAAACTTCGAAATCATTGCCGCTTCCGGCGAAATCCAGCAGGACCAGGTCCGGATAAGCGATCAGGGCACCCTGGGCTGTGGGCATGTCTGTGCAGACGAAATCCACAGTGCCGGAGGCAACAGCCATCAGCATGGCAGGAGCGGATTCGGCAGGCATTCCGATCTTCGCGTCCGGAATTTGGGGCAGGCATACGTCATACCAGATTGTTCCGCTCTGGCTGGTGCAGGTGCCGCCGGCCAGGTCATTGATGCCCTTGGCATTGGCAAACTGGCTGTCCTTCGTGGTAAGACATACGATAGTGGCATAGAGATACGGTCCGGCGAAATCGACGGATTCCATTCGTTCAGAGGTCATGCTCTGGCCGGCAATGACGGCGTCACAGATACCGGACTGCACAGCGGGGATCAGGGAATCCCAGTCCAGCTGCATCACTTCAAGCTGCCAGCCGTTGGCTTCACAGATAGCCTTGGCGGTCATAACGTCATAGCCGTTGGCGTACAGGCTGGTTCCCTTGATCGGCACAGCGCCGTTTGAATCATCCGGCTGGGCCCAGTTATAAGGTGCGTAGGCGCATTCCATAGCGACTGTCAGCACGCCGTCTTCCACGCCGGTTTCTTCAGCGCTGACGACGGTACAGGTGAACAAAAACACCAGGGACAACAGGACCATGATACACTTTTTCATTTTACTGCCTCCGTTATGGATCCTCCCTTCCGGAGAATCCTGTTTGATATCTTATTGTATAAACAAAAAAGTCCGTACACAAGTTTTTTTGCTGTACGGAACAAATGGAAACAATATGGGTTTTATGCTTTTGGAGCTGCCCTCTTTTTGGCTTCCCGCCTCAGGATAAGCTTCTCCAACAGGATGGTGAAAACGCCGACGACCAGGTACAGGTAGAAGGTGAAGAACCGCCAGATCAGCAGGGCAAGTCCGATGGTACCGTCCTTGAAGATATCCCGGAAATAAAGCAGGAATCCGCCTTCCTGGGCTCCGCTCGCCCCCGGAAGGGGTGTATAGCTGGCGCTGACAAACAGCAGGCAGCTGATGGTCAGCACCTGGTACCATGGTGTACCGGACTGTCCGAAAGCGTAGTACACAAATATGGGTGTTCCGAAAAGTGCCAGCAGCCCAATGGTGGAGCAGGCAAACTGAAGCAGGATCTGCCCGGGGGAATGCATCAGGTCCAGCAGGGCCGTATGATAGGTATCCAGCACTTCCGTAACCTTGGATATAGCGGCTTCCTTGTTCCGGACAACATGGATCTTGTCCAGCAGATTGATCAGCATTTCAGCAAACCGCTGAACCCAGTTTCTCTTGAAAGCAGCCAGCAGCACCAGCGGAACCGCGGCAAAATTGATCATCCATCCGATCCGGACCAGCCAGATGGCTCCCGCAAGCTGCTGGTGAACAAAGTCACGGTTCAGGAAATACAGTACAAGGGCAATCACAGACGTCATGGTCTGGTTTGTGATAAAGCGGATGGTCACTGCCATGGTACCGTAACCGACGGGTATTCCGGCTTTCCGCATGGAATTGACCTGCATCGGCTGTCCGCCGGCCGAGCTGGGAGTAATGTTGCAATAATAGAAACCGATCAGGGCAACGTTAACAGCCCGGCCGATACTGATTTTGAATCCCTGCCCCCGCAGGTAGAACCAGTAGTTCATACCGTCGCATACGGTATATACCAGCCAGCAGGCAAAAATGCACAGCAGCCAGACAATATTCATTTGTTTGATCGCGTCAAAGGCGTTGGTAAGATCCTGATTGCTGAACGCGATGAAAAAAACAGCGGTGATGGAGAGAGCGATAAACAGAAAACTCAGCAATTTCTTGAGTCCTGAACTCATGGTCTGCTCCTTTCACCGTTTATTGGGACACGCTAACTTATATCATAACTTATTCTTTGCTGTCTGTCCAGTGATCCTCCTGTAAAAACGGAAAGCATGAAAATCAAAATCGCTGCCCGGAAGGAAGACAAAGGATACGCTGCATATTCCCTGCGGTACGGTAACAGTAAAACACTGGATTGCTTCACCCTCACGGGTAAATTCAGCTATGGAGGAAGTCTCCTCACCAGCTTCATTTTTGACACGTATACAGATCGTGTTCACAGCGTGTCCTGTCCGTCCGTTGATTTCCAGGATTGGTTTTCTCTCGCCGTCAAAATCCATATTGTTCCACGTCAGTGTAACATTGTTGCCGATTCCTGTGATCCTGTCCCCGTTCCTTTCATATTGGTCTCCGTAGATCAGGTCCGCGCTTCCGGCCTCATGGCAAAGATAACTCTTCAGCTGTTTTTCAAAGACAAAGCCTTTCATATGAACTTTATCCCGCATCCGGAAGCGCAGGGTCAGGAGCCCTTTCAGCCGCTTCTCCAGTTTCCAGGTTTCAGGCTGGTACACATTCCATATGCTGGGTTTCTGATACCTGAGGACCTGCCTGAGTACAACTGTTCCGTCC of Aristaeella lactis contains these proteins:
- a CDS encoding lysylphosphatidylglycerol synthase transmembrane domain-containing protein, with protein sequence MSSGLKKLLSFLFIALSITAVFFIAFSNQDLTNAFDAIKQMNIVWLLCIFACWLVYTVCDGMNYWFYLRGQGFKISIGRAVNVALIGFYYCNITPSSAGGQPMQVNSMRKAGIPVGYGTMAVTIRFITNQTMTSVIALVLYFLNRDFVHQQLAGAIWLVRIGWMINFAAVPLVLLAAFKRNWVQRFAEMLINLLDKIHVVRNKEAAISKVTEVLDTYHTALLDLMHSPGQILLQFACSTIGLLALFGTPIFVYYAFGQSGTPWYQVLTISCLLFVSASYTPLPGASGAQEGGFLLYFRDIFKDGTIGLALLIWRFFTFYLYLVVGVFTILLEKLILRREAKKRAAPKA
- a CDS encoding transporter substrate-binding domain-containing protein, which codes for MKKCIMVLLSLVFLFTCTVVSAEETGVEDGVLTVAMECAYAPYNWAQPDDSNGAVPIKGTSLYANGYDVMTAKAICEANGWQLEVMQLDWDSLIPAVQSGICDAVIAGQSMTSERMESVDFAGPYLYATIVCLTTKDSQFANAKGINDLAGGTCTSQSGTIWYDVCLPQIPDAKIGMPAESAPAMLMAVASGTVDFVCTDMPTAQGALIAYPDLVLLDFAGSGNDFEVSEEEINIGVSVRKGNTALKDAIDAYLKDKTADDFNALMEEAIKIQPLSE